Proteins encoded together in one Porites lutea chromosome 2, jaPorLute2.1, whole genome shotgun sequence window:
- the LOC140927441 gene encoding junctophilin-3-like, giving the protein MIMSGGRFDFEDGGTYCGEWKNSKAHGYGICTGPKGQARYEGSWNNGFELSGVYVWPNGHRFEGDWLGGRRHGLGVEFRGKWVYQGEWEEGFKARYGIQKSQSGARYEGSWTSGLQEGYGIEIYADKGYYYGQWKTGMRSGYGIRSGEVKRENSTTRHYKRCISRQSTVDNFKANGVLPSQNSKLHHVRTLSQTDSHPQSPRPLSDPDIASETRSMNSTVGSGSAQSYKMDGVDANGQIERADNRLIETYKGEWKNDKRHGYGVIEDTDGFSYIGEWSENMRHGLGVASYPDGTKLEGEWKNDELVTDSRKRGALVSLVTRFKQRLRVVCEGAQDAAEKAEQKSQISLSRAAAARDKAVDAVSAAENAVAAAATAQKRVRAIISKMKDKT; this is encoded by the exons ATGATTATGAGCGGTGGTCGCTTTGACTTTGAAGATGGTGGAACTTATTGCGGCGAATGGAAAAACAGCAAAGCACACGGCTACGGGATCTGCACCGGGCCGAAAGGACAAGCGCGCTACGAAGGCTCGTGGAACAACGGATTCGAACTTAGTGGAGTGTATGTTTGGCCAAATGGCCATCGGTTTGAGGGAGATTGGCTTGGTGGCCGTAGGCACGGACTTGGCGTTGAGTTTCGGGGAAAATGGGTGTATCAGGGAGAGTGGGAAGAAGGATTTAAAGCACGTTACGGAATACAGAAATCGCAAAGTGGAGCCCGGTATGAAGGAAGCTGGACTTCTGGTCTGCAAGAAGGTTATGGCATCGAGATTTATGCCGATAAAG GTTATTATTATGGACAGTGGAAAACTGGGATGCGTTCCGGATATGGTATACGAAGTGGTGAGGTTAAACGAGAAAACAGCACCACAAGGCATTACAAGCGCTGTATTTCTAGGCAGTCCACTGTGGATAATTTTAAAGCCAACGGGGTCCTACCCAGTCAGAACAGTAAACTACACCATGTGAGGACCCTTTCGCAAACTGATTCCCACCCACAATCACCCAGACCCTTAAGTGATCCAGACATTGCTAGTGAAACCAGATCAATGAACAGTACAGTGGGCAGTGGCTCGGCTCAGTCTTATAAGATGGATGGTGTTGATGCTAATGGGCAGATTGAAAGGGCAGATAATCGCCTGATAGAGACATACAAGGGAGAGTGGAAGAATGACAAGCGACATGGATATGGTGTTATAGAAGACACTGACGGCTTTAGCTATATTGGCGAGTGGAGTGAAAACATGAGGCATGGATTAGGTGTTGCTTCATATCCAGATGGAACAAAGCTGGAAGGAGAGTGGAAAAATGATGAGTTAGTTACGGATTCAAGAAAGAGGGGTGCATTAGTTTCTCTTGTGACAAGGTTTAAACAGCGGCTAAGGGTGGTTTGTGAGGGGGCCCAGGATGCAGCAGAGAAGGCAGAACAGAAGTCACAGATATCACTATCAAGAGCTGCTGCAGCAAGGGATAAGGCTGTGGATGCTGTCAGTGCTGCCGAAAATGCTGTCGCAGCAGCAGCCACTGCTCAAAAGCGTGTTAGAGCAATTATTTCTAAAATGAAAGACAAGACGTAG